From Punica granatum isolate Tunisia-2019 chromosome 1, ASM765513v2, whole genome shotgun sequence:
TCAGGACAGTGAGCTGCGACTTGAAGGCCCAGGCCTGGGCGGTCGCATTTTTCACGTGAGGGTACTCCTTCTCACGCTCGATGAAATTGTAGGAGAGGAATACCCCCGTGCAGCTCTCCTGCTCGGGTGGCGgcttattcttcttctcttcggGGTCGTCGTAGTCCTGGGCAGAGACGACCGAGCTGAGGAGGAGCAACGTGACCCAGGCAAGAAACACCCGCATAGGTGGTGTCCTCATGCCTGGCCGGGGTGCTGGGACCGGAACGATCAGATCCAAGGGAACCTCTTAGATTATTTtggttttactttttctttttttttttttttttttttttttttctttttttttcgggggGAATTGATCCGGCGACGAGCCGGagggggggaggaggaggaaaggGAGGAACCTTATTTCCTGAGAGGGGAATGAATTGAAATTGGGGTATGgaggaagagaggaagagcCATGGCAGGAAGATTTTGAGAGGACTGAGTCGAATGGGGTAATCTCCTCCGCCAGTTCCAGCGACGGATTCGGCGGAGAGGAtgtctcttttctctctcttctcctcctctcaCCGTTGTtgcagagggagagagagagaagagagctGGTTTCGTTGGTTTTCTGTTTTTGGCGGGAAAGTAGCACTGTCGTCTGTTGTCAACTGTCGGACAGTAAAGTCGTTAGCTTATACATAGcgggaaaaaaaggaacttTTGCGGCAACTGTCCATCTACAAAAACAAATTATAGAAAAGCACTAATTCAACTTCTCACTGCACCCTCAAATGAACTCTAAATCAGCTACATCTCGGCTTGCGCCCCGCACCCGTACGCAACCTCGATCGGGGCGTGCTGACAGGACACGATGATAGTATATACTCCAAGGTttccaaatatataatagttatTTATTGCATGATTTTAAACTAGTATGTTCGACATATTAATCATACAAGCCGTCCAAACCCAGTGAGAGATTAgcaaaattttcttcttcaatttggGCATTAGCCCGGATATACCTATGTCACTCAATATGAACTATGTGCTGGATTGGGATATTCATCTCGATAAAATCAGATTAGATTCAGAGCACGAAATTGTAAAAGTATTATGAGTCGTTTACAAATGTAGCTAGGAAATCGAGACACTTtgagaattttcctttttttttttttaacatggTAGTATCAACGTAGATAATATTGGCCTTTGACCTAGAAGACGAATTGCACGTACTCACATAGACCACTTCAGCTCCATTTGAGTTCGTGAAACTGAAGAGAAGATTACTTTACTCGAAATGCAATGATACAGATACCATATGCGAATTATCTGAAACCAAAAGCTCCATTTGAGTTCACGATCTGCAGGTTGTCGTTAATCCTTGCATCTTTAGGCCAAATGTGGAAGAGAGCCTTTCCTTTTAAGGTACCAGGAAACATGAGCTCTGTACTTGGTAGTCGAAAAAACGGAACACGAACCTTCAACATCAACTGAAGGTTCATATACACAGAGAGTCCACCATGTCAAGTTGTCAACAGTAAAGTTATGTGTTAAGGCTATCTCCTTGTACTGTACGAGAGCTTTAACTAGCTTTCCCCGCTCTATCTTACGTTCTAAATTCGAAACTTTTCCTACTTTAATCTACAGCAGAAGCAAGAGACTTGGTAGTTGAACAACTTCTAGGTGAAGACTGGAACACCTCAGCTGACGGAAATTTCCTCCATGCTGCTGATTTCCTCCACAAACTGGGCTTTAGGCTCAAGATCGATGAACTGGTTCGACTTGCTCGCCAGGTGGGAAATGCTAACCCTGCCTTGGCGCTTGATGTAGTCTGCAACAGCCTGCATTTCTTCCAgggatatgtatatgtatttcCCTCGATCATCCATAACCCCAGAGAGACGCCCTATTATAACACCATAAAGATCAAAACCAAAATGTTCTATAAGATAATAGTCTGATGCGAGGATCAGACTTTATTCGAGCAGAAATCTGTTCAGATATATGTTACATGATCTAGATATTGGTCAGTGGACCATGACAAGACAAAATATTGAAGTTGATAAGATACAGAAGGATACACACCCATACTTTCCAGCGAATTGATACGGTTGATGCATTCCTGCAGCAGTCACCAACAATAGATATGATAATTCAGAAAACATAAATAACTAATCAGCTGAAGTtgtgaaataaaatgaagaaCCATTACTTATAGATGATCGAAGAGGTAAATAATTGTCGAGGGCATACCTGAGTCCTGAGCTTGAATTCTGCTGCAAGATCTTCTAGGGGAACGCATTTGTTTTTCTGAAAGCAATTTCAAATCAAAGACTTCATTTCAACTCAGGAACCTTCTCTTAATTACTAGAGTCATTTAACACCTAACCCCATATTTATAGTGGTCAAGTTCTGTTACGGCACTTCCATCAGCATGTTCCCTCAGGGCTCGTAATATTGCTAGATCTTAGTAGTTCTAGGAATTATTTATTGCTATTGAAGGAAAGACTTGTGTATGAAATCAATGCTTTTTTGGTTTCAAATAAGCAGTTCTATtgctattttcttttctttctgttTTCAGGATCAACATATAGGCAGTCATTAAATTGCAAGAGTACCAAATAGAGAATTCTAGCATCCTAACAAGTACCTTTATGTAATCCACAAAATTAGTAAGCAAACCCTGATTCCCGTCTTGGACTTCATTTTCCGTAGTGCCTTCCTCATCGACCGAGAATTCCCCTTTCCACTTTTCAAATTCCAGAGCAGCAGCTTCCTCCTCCCTAGCTTTGCGAGCCttggcttcttcttcctgcAAAGATCATGAACTCTTCAACAAGGACGACATGAAGAATACCACCCGCACAGATCCggatataaataaaagaattgaatGGAGATGAAAGATGATCAACTAGCACACCAGCATGCGCTCTTTTGCCTCATGCTCCTCATCCTTCCTCCTCCGCATCTCTGCATAGTGGTCTTGCTTTGTTCTTCTGGATTCATGTGCAGCTTCTTCAGCCTAGAGAAACACGTCAGGATGGTGCATAAATCTACTTATACACAGAATTTAAAGGATGGATTaatgaaaaacaaagaaataatCAATTAAGGTTGCTGGAAACATTTTCAACATATTTATAGATACTTATTCGCACCAGCTTGTCTTCTGGCTGTTCAAATAGGAAAGTTATTCACCATGTTCATACTTTCACAAGATCTCACTTTTACTCTCCCAAGTCAACTAACACGCAATCCACAAGCGAAGCAGCTAATGTAAGTTTTCCAGCTCGCACTCAACATAGCAATATATCATGGATTGATGACCTTGATAAAATGGGAAATTTTAAGAGCCATAGTAACCTCACCTGTCGCATTGCTTCTCGCTCTTGCCTTctccttcccttcttctttgatGCTCTAagctcatggcctccagccacagcctcctcctcctcctcgctATCCGCATCCTCCTCTAAATCAACATTAACAATAAAATATCAGAAGATGAAGTTCAGAGAAAAATACACACTTCAAGCACATAATAAATCAGGCTGCTATCCTGTCTAGCCATGTATAAGGCTCTTGTAAAATCAGAGAGGAGACATGACGCAGACATCAAGGTGCAAACAAAAAGTTTCACTTGGCCCCGAGAATTCTCTCCCGTATCGTCGAACATGCCACAGGGGCATGTTCCAGAGCGAACACGAACTTTACTTGCTCGAATTTCCAATCGCCATCGAAACTTGATACAACATACTCAGTTTTCACTGAAGCAAAATGTGCACACCAAGAGACAATTTAACCAAAAGGGGTGCAGGAGAAAGATTAGACTAAACCTTCTAAGGTTGGAGGAGGAGCAGATGAACTACTGGCACCAGCAGCCGGCCTCCGCCGCATCCTCCGGCTCCCAATTGCACGTACTACAGTTTCTCTTTGCGGAGCCTGGAATTCGCAAGCAAGAATAACTGGCTCTCAAACAGGTAACAAAAGGTACGTGAATGAACGCAATTTTGAAAGCAACAATTTCAGAAATCACCACCTGctgagcttcttcttcttcctcttcctcctctgcgTGATCCCTCGATCGGGAATCATGCTGCCTTCTCCACAGATACAGCGGGATAAGGGCTACTATGAGAAGCATGGAAAGTATAGCAACTAAAACCTCCTCCATCGTCCAATTCTACGCAGGAACCTGAGGCAAGAGACGATATTTAGCTCAATCTAGCTAACGAAACCCAAGCATTTCTCCCCCATCAAGCAACCATTGCAGATCAAATTACAGGCGATGAACGGAGCAGACAAACCTGCAGAATTACAAAACCCTAATGCCACCTCCTTCAGTTCAGCTTCGCAGATTCGGAGCGGCTGCAGAGGCTGAAGAGGTTGCAGTCCCGATCCGATCGCCACAGATGAGAAGCGAACCCGCCAAAGTAATTAAAGACTGACCGAACCAAACATcggattttatttttatttttatatttttcttttttggcttttttggggtaaATTTTACCTTTCTTCCGTATTTCTTTCCATAAAACCTAATCTAAAACTTCATATTTTACTCTCCATTTGAGgtaaattttaagattttctcttttcttattcATCTAGCATCGTATCATTTGTGAATCTAAATTAACCGATAAAAttcataacaaaaaaaatgaaaaaagtggaaattattatgtaaattaTATAGTTGAATCGGCCATGTTAATTGGAAATTGATTGATCCTCGTGGAAAATACGGTTACAAGTCATACTTGCATCTTGAGTTTTTACTCAAGATAAACtcccattttccttttctcagAATTACTTTTACGAGTTTTGCAAAGAATCTGAGTTATGAGCACCTCAATAACGCTTCTACAAAATTCGTGCGTGCTATGACCTTTAATGAGGTTTATCATGTGCAAGCCATGAGCCTTCTAGGTCACGAGCCTCGAGCTTCGACGAGCAACCTGTAAAAGGAAAAGATCCAAGGGAGTTTCGATTTTATTCTTTGATACTTAAATGAGAATATGtacagaaaagtaatgaattgAATGAACCAAACTTTGATTTTGGCAAGGGGTACCTGAAGATGCATTAGAGATTGTAGCAAATATCCAATAGAATATCATAATTTATATCGAATATTCAGTTGAATGTATGATTAGAGAtagtataatattttataaagatTTTCATAGAATATTCTAGAGATACATCAATAGATATagaagaaatataaataaagaaataccatttcaaatatttaattatcgATTTAGGTATATCAAGATGAATCCAAAATTATAAGTTTGAACCGGACAGGCTGGA
This genomic window contains:
- the LOC116193133 gene encoding DDRGK domain-containing protein 1, encoding MEEVLVAILSMLLIVALIPLYLWRRQHDSRSRDHAEEEEEEEEAQQAPQRETVVRAIGSRRMRRRPAAGASSSSAPPPTLEEEDADSEEEEEAVAGGHELRASKKKGRRRQEREAMRQAEEAAHESRRTKQDHYAEMRRRKDEEHEAKERMLEEEAKARKAREEEAAALEFEKWKGEFSVDEEGTTENEVQDGNQGLLTNFVDYIKKNKCVPLEDLAAEFKLRTQECINRINSLESMGRLSGVMDDRGKYIYISLEEMQAVADYIKRQGRVSISHLASKSNQFIDLEPKAQFVEEISSMEEISVS